The Carassius auratus strain Wakin chromosome 5, ASM336829v1, whole genome shotgun sequence genome includes a window with the following:
- the LOC113081941 gene encoding alpha-1,2-mannosyltransferase ALG9-like isoform X2 has protein sequence MTSRTASANMATKALRQRNSRRGSKQDANNVNKTPTADNRATSDDKCVEENKSSDPRNEESSSKAGQVWAPEGSTAFKCLVSARFCAALLSNISDCDETYNYWEPTHYLLYGTGMQTWEYSPAYAIRSYAYLWLHALPVCFHAKILQTNKVLVFYFLRCMLAFSCCVCELYFYKAVCKKFGLHVGRLLLAFLVLSAGMFCSSAAFLPSTFCMYSTLVAMTGWFQGSPSLAVLGTAAGAIVGWPFSALLGIPIAFDLLLLKKKWKSFITWTLVALLLFLVPAVVVDSFYYGKLVIAPLNIILYNVFTPHGPDLYGTEPWHYYFVNGFLNFNIVFVLALFSLPLTALLQRFNVQKLGQPYWLTLSPMYLWMLVFFTRPHKEERFLFPIYPLICLCGAVALSALQKCYHFILQRYRPKRYTNSSNWLALGSLLLFGVLSLSRSVALFRVAVCFKAIMRRWICIQSFIALLKTLQSTRFLKADWSMFVRGKSGTASPAVFSCPTTGTCSSSSQSSGVSYLSRIPWVPMPPGQSQQT, from the exons ATGACGTCACGCACAGCCAGCGCAAACATGGCGACGAAGGCTCTCCGTCAGCGAAACAGCAGACGGGGAAGCAAACAAGACGCGAACAACGTGAACAAGACACCTACCGCTGACAACCGAGCAACAAGTGACGACAAATGTGTTGAGGAAAATAAGTCCAGTGACCCTCGAAATGAGGA GTCATCCAGTAAAGCAGGACAGGTGTGGGCTCCTGAGGGCTCCACGGCCTTCAAGTGCCTGGTTTCAGCCCGCTTCTGTGCTGCGCTGCTCAGTAACATCTCTGACTGTGACGAAACCTACAATTACTGGGAGCCA ACTCACTACCTGCTGTATGGAACAGGAATGCAGACCTGGGAATATTCCCCGGCCTACGCCATTCGTTCCTATGCGTATCTTTGGCTCCATGCTCTTCCTGTCTGCTTTCACGCCAAAATCTTACAAACCAACAAG GTCCTTGTGTTTTATTTCCTGCGCTGCATGCTAGCTTTTTCctgttgtgtgtgtgagctctACTTCTACAA GGCCGTGTGTAAAAAGTTTGGCTTGCATGTGGGCCGACTTCTGCTGGCGTTCCTCGTCCTGAGTGCAGGGATGTTCTGCTCCTCTGCAG CTTTCCTCCCCAGTACGTTTTGCATGTACAGTACTCTGGTAGCTATGACTGGCTGGTTCCAGGGGAGCCCGAGTCTGGCTGTGCTGGGTACTGCAGCGGGGGCCATAGTGGGCTGGCCCTTCAGTGCCCTGCTGGG CATACCCATTGCCTTTGACCTGCTGCTTTTGAAGAAGAAGTGGAAGAGTTTTATCACGTGGACTCTGGTGGCGTTGCTCCTGTTTCTG GTCCCTGCTGTTGTAGTAGACAGCTTCTACTATGGCAAGCTGGTGATTGCTCCTCTGAATATAATACTATACAACGTGTTTACTCCTCATGGGCCAGATCTTTATG gcacaGAACCCTGGCATTACTACTTTGTGAATGGTTTCCTTAATTTCAACATTGTATTTGTGTTGGCCCTCTTTTCTCTTCCTCTCACGGCGCTTCTTCAAAGATTCAATG TTCAGAAGCTCGGCCAGCCGTACTGGTTAACCCTGTCTCCTATGTACTTGTGGATGCTGGTGTTCTTCACCCGACCACATAAAGAGGAGCGCTTCCTGTTTCCCATCTACCCTCTCATCTGTCTGTGCGGGGCGGTGGCTCTCTCAGCACTGCAG AAGTGCTATCACTTCATATTGCAGCGCTACCGTCCGAAGCGCTACACCAACTCCTCCAACTGGCTGGCTCTCGGCTCCCTGCTGCTGTTTGGAGTGCTCTCGCTGTCCCGATCTGTGGCCCTCTTCAGAG TTGCTGTGTGTTTTAAGGCTATCATGCGCCGCTGGATTTGTATCCAGAGTTTCATCGCATTGCTAAAGACCCTGCAATCCACACGGTTCCTGAAGGCAGACTGGTCAATGTTTGTGCGGGGAAAGAGTGGTACCGCTTCCCCAGCAGTTTTCTCCTGCCCAACAA CTGGCACTTGCAGTTCATCCAGTCAGAGTTCAGGGGTCAGTTACCTAAGCCGTATTCCATGGGTCCCGATGCCACCTGGACAATCCCAGCAGACATGA
- the LOC113081941 gene encoding alpha-1,2-mannosyltransferase ALG9-like isoform X1 has translation MTSRTASANMATKALRQRNSRRGSKQDANNVNKTPTADNRATSDDKCVEENKSSDPRNEESSSKAGQVWAPEGSTAFKCLVSARFCAALLSNISDCDETYNYWEPTHYLLYGTGMQTWEYSPAYAIRSYAYLWLHALPVCFHAKILQTNKVLVFYFLRCMLAFSCCVCELYFYKAVCKKFGLHVGRLLLAFLVLSAGMFCSSAAFLPSTFCMYSTLVAMTGWFQGSPSLAVLGTAAGAIVGWPFSALLGIPIAFDLLLLKKKWKSFITWTLVALLLFLVPAVVVDSFYYGKLVIAPLNIILYNVFTPHGPDLYGTEPWHYYFVNGFLNFNIVFVLALFSLPLTALLQRFNVQKLGQPYWLTLSPMYLWMLVFFTRPHKEERFLFPIYPLICLCGAVALSALQKCYHFILQRYRPKRYTNSSNWLALGSLLLFGVLSLSRSVALFRGYHAPLDLYPEFHRIAKDPAIHTVPEGRLVNVCAGKEWYRFPSSFLLPNNWHLQFIQSEFRGQLPKPYSMGPDATWTIPADMNDQNLEEPSRYVELKQCHYLVDLATETEAPREPRYATNKEEWSIIAEKPFLDTTRSSRLLRAFFIPFLSEQFTTYSRYVILKPRRPKQTQKRTQG, from the exons ATGACGTCACGCACAGCCAGCGCAAACATGGCGACGAAGGCTCTCCGTCAGCGAAACAGCAGACGGGGAAGCAAACAAGACGCGAACAACGTGAACAAGACACCTACCGCTGACAACCGAGCAACAAGTGACGACAAATGTGTTGAGGAAAATAAGTCCAGTGACCCTCGAAATGAGGA GTCATCCAGTAAAGCAGGACAGGTGTGGGCTCCTGAGGGCTCCACGGCCTTCAAGTGCCTGGTTTCAGCCCGCTTCTGTGCTGCGCTGCTCAGTAACATCTCTGACTGTGACGAAACCTACAATTACTGGGAGCCA ACTCACTACCTGCTGTATGGAACAGGAATGCAGACCTGGGAATATTCCCCGGCCTACGCCATTCGTTCCTATGCGTATCTTTGGCTCCATGCTCTTCCTGTCTGCTTTCACGCCAAAATCTTACAAACCAACAAG GTCCTTGTGTTTTATTTCCTGCGCTGCATGCTAGCTTTTTCctgttgtgtgtgtgagctctACTTCTACAA GGCCGTGTGTAAAAAGTTTGGCTTGCATGTGGGCCGACTTCTGCTGGCGTTCCTCGTCCTGAGTGCAGGGATGTTCTGCTCCTCTGCAG CTTTCCTCCCCAGTACGTTTTGCATGTACAGTACTCTGGTAGCTATGACTGGCTGGTTCCAGGGGAGCCCGAGTCTGGCTGTGCTGGGTACTGCAGCGGGGGCCATAGTGGGCTGGCCCTTCAGTGCCCTGCTGGG CATACCCATTGCCTTTGACCTGCTGCTTTTGAAGAAGAAGTGGAAGAGTTTTATCACGTGGACTCTGGTGGCGTTGCTCCTGTTTCTG GTCCCTGCTGTTGTAGTAGACAGCTTCTACTATGGCAAGCTGGTGATTGCTCCTCTGAATATAATACTATACAACGTGTTTACTCCTCATGGGCCAGATCTTTATG gcacaGAACCCTGGCATTACTACTTTGTGAATGGTTTCCTTAATTTCAACATTGTATTTGTGTTGGCCCTCTTTTCTCTTCCTCTCACGGCGCTTCTTCAAAGATTCAATG TTCAGAAGCTCGGCCAGCCGTACTGGTTAACCCTGTCTCCTATGTACTTGTGGATGCTGGTGTTCTTCACCCGACCACATAAAGAGGAGCGCTTCCTGTTTCCCATCTACCCTCTCATCTGTCTGTGCGGGGCGGTGGCTCTCTCAGCACTGCAG AAGTGCTATCACTTCATATTGCAGCGCTACCGTCCGAAGCGCTACACCAACTCCTCCAACTGGCTGGCTCTCGGCTCCCTGCTGCTGTTTGGAGTGCTCTCGCTGTCCCGATCTGTGGCCCTCTTCAGAG GCTATCATGCGCCGCTGGATTTGTATCCAGAGTTTCATCGCATTGCTAAAGACCCTGCAATCCACACGGTTCCTGAAGGCAGACTGGTCAATGTTTGTGCGGGGAAAGAGTGGTACCGCTTCCCCAGCAGTTTTCTCCTGCCCAACAA CTGGCACTTGCAGTTCATCCAGTCAGAGTTCAGGGGTCAGTTACCTAAGCCGTATTCCATGGGTCCCGATGCCACCTGGACAATCCCAGCAGACATGAATGATCAGAATCTCGAGGAGCCGTCACGATAC GTAGAACTGAAGCAGTGTCATTACCTGGTGGATCTGGCGACTGAAACAGAAGCCCCCCGTGAACCACGATACGCCACTAACAAAGAGGAGTGGAGCATTATTGCCGAAAAGCCTTTTCTGGACACTACTAG GTCGTCCAGATTGCTCAGGGCCTTTTTTATCCCATTTCTGTCTGAGCAGTTCACCACCTACAGCAGATATGTCATCCTCAAACCGAGACGACCCAAGCAGACCCAGAAAAGAACGCAAGGCTGA
- the LOC113081970 gene encoding LOW QUALITY PROTEIN: ferredoxin-fold anticodon-binding domain-containing protein 1-like (The sequence of the model RefSeq protein was modified relative to this genomic sequence to represent the inferred CDS: substituted 1 base at 1 genomic stop codon), producing the protein MSKTREVLLVGEGNFSFSAALSESEDVGVTATCFQSENQIYRQEGAAVNIQRLRDRGSIVLFEVDCTCLKEHETIQHHLFDCVIFNFPHCGRKSGVKKNRILLEKFFHSAVAVLKDNGEVHVTLCNGQGGTPCDSPMREWHNSWQVVAMAAEAGLILSEIRPFDCEAYQGYRCTGYRSQDKGFHVEGALTHVFTRSLPHTTPEKRKMEKTIGKETVRFELPAELSIYMNRDFLGQQSHHPVKTVQEQLLRELKSIWPVCAMNENFSELVSCQPGTPEACDSSLTHSDVYWIKPTDTFIFDQSENEQNDCESMDDQQSFTGSYALRPSLLLHVQEITQNEDFSPGTLNAVSGLVFQRVPISPSRSPAFHQLLLVGMFPAESHPVQCFQDCLEALLASYGISFEEAQTGLDQQVWMNSKKLSXFGGIAYLPSFSSSLDEDLQLITVSINLDHLATLIFGISDWRLLWSFDPRFLKHFELNPLGSFSPFSLYPPSYLHDISFWMEPESYDELDFHALVREVSSGAVKDVALVDRFRHPHMGHASLCYRLTYQSPDWALSHSQALGLQNQLRRLLPLRLQVTLR; encoded by the exons ATGTCCAAGACACGCGAGGTGCTACTTGTGGGAGAAGGCAACTTCTCCTTCTCGGCAGCTTTGAGCGAGAGCGAGGACGTCGGCGTGACCGCCACTTGCTTTCAAAGCGAGAATCAAATCTATCGACAGGAGGGAGCTGCAGTGAACATACAGCGACTCCGTGACAGAG GATCAATCGTTCTCTTTGAGGTGGATTGCACATGCCTAAAGGAGCACGAAACCATTCAGCATCATCTTTTTGACTGCGTTATCTTCAATTTTCCTCACTGTGGGCGGAAAAGTGGTGTAAAGAAGAACCGCATTCTGCTGGAGAAATTTTTCCATAG TGCCGTTGCAGTCCTGAAGGACAATGGGGAAGTGCACGTCACCTTGTGCAATGGCCAAGGTGGCACTCCATGTGACAGTCCAATGAGAGAATGGCACAATAGTTGGCAAGTGGTTGCCATGGCAGCAGAAGCAGGGCTAATTCTCAGTGAAATCCGTCCCTTTGACTGTGAAGCATATCAAGGATACAGATGTACTGGTTACAG GAGTCAAGACAAAGGTTTCCATGTAGAGGGGGCTCTGACCCACGTCTTCACTCGGAGTCTCCCGCACACCACACCAGAAAAACGGAAAATGGAGAAAACCATTGGGAAGGAGACCGTTCGCTTTGAGCTTCCGGCAGAGTTGAGCATTTATATGAACAG GGATTTCCTTGGTCAGCAGTCACATCATCCAGTAAAAACGGTCCAGGAGCAGTTACTTAGAGAGCTAAAGTCAATCTGGCCTGTGTGCGCTATGAATGAAAACTTCTCAGAACTGGTAAGCTGCCAGCCAGGAACGCCAGAGGCATGCGACTCCTCTCTGACCCACTCAGACGTCTACTGGATCAAACCTACTGACACCTTTATATTTGACCAAAGTGAAAATGAGCAAAATGACTGCGAGTCTATGGATGACCAACAAAGCTTTACTGGCAGCTATGCACTACGGCCATCTCTGTTGCTGCATGTTCAAGAGATCACCCAGAATGAGGACTTCAGCCCTGGCACTCTTAACGCAGTCAGTGGCCTGGTCTTTCAGAGAGTGCCCATCTCCCCGAGCCGTTCTCCTGCTTTCCACCAGCTTCTGTTGGTGGGAATGTTCCCTGCAGAATCCCATCCTGTCCAGTGCTTCCAAGATTGTTTGGAGGCACTACTTGCTTCTTATGGCATCTCCTTCGAAGAGGCGCAAACAGGCCTGGATCAGCAAGTGTGGATGAATTCAAAGAAGCTTTCCTAGTTTGGGGGGATCGCATATCTACCTTCTTTTTCCTCATCCCTCGATGAAGATTTACAGTTAATCACGGTCTCAATAAACTTGGATCATTTAGCCACCCTGATTTTCGGCATTTCTGACTGGCGATTACTTTGGAGCTTCGATCCTCGCTTTCTTAAGCATTTCGAGCTCAATCCACTTGGATCTTTTAGTCCGTTCTCCCTTTACCCACCAAGCTACTTGCATGATATCAGTTTCTGGATGGAACCAGAAAGCTATGATGAACTAGACTTCCATGCACTTGTGCGAGAGGTTTCTAGCGGTGCGGTTAAGGATGTGGCATTAGTCGATCGCTTCAGACACCCACACATGGGTCATGCAAGCCTCTGCTATAGGCTGACATATCAGTCACCCGATTGGGCCCTCTCGCACAGCCAGGCATTGGGACTACAGAATCAGCTTCGGAGGCTGTTACCCCTGCGCCTGCAGGTCACGCTGAGATGA
- the LOC113081980 gene encoding uncharacterized protein LOC113081980: MASIRFYGWKAFYDEDRHLRANQAPKSGRLYTMYHGTSVQISRQIITNGFRQSADGMLGPGVYVSRDQKKAERYPLKSLPTDRVVLKLSVDCGKVKRIDKDNHPLQKAWHAHGYDTAWVPPNCGMNAVPSGLEEDCVYDPKRIEVTDIALAPDTTILNELKQLIAQNNKGPSNASGTCTVCKLKLGLAHTVQPCWGCGKTICALLTKHKCIRKSS; this comes from the coding sequence ATGGCATCGATCCGATTCTATGGCTGGAAGGCATTCTATGATGAAGATCGTCATCTTCGGGCCAACCAGGCCCCCAAATCAGGCAGACTCTATACCATGTATCACGGCACCTCTGTGCAAATATCTCGTCAGATCATAACAAATGGCTTCCGGCAATCAGCAGATGGAATGCTGGGACCTGGAGTTTATGTGAGCCGTGACCAGAAGAAAGCAGAGCGCTATCCTCTGAAATCCCTACCTACTGACAGAGTTGTGCTTAAATTAAGCGTTGACTGTGGAAAAGTCAAAAGAATTGATAAGGACAACCATCCTCTACAGAAGGCGTGGCATGCTCACGGATATGACACTGCCTGGGTTCCTCCTAACTGTGGCATGAATGCTGTGCCTAGTGGTCTAGAGGAGGACTGCGTCTACGACCCAAAGCGTATCGAGGTCACAGATATTGCTCTTGCACCCGACACGACCATCTTAAATGAACTCAAACAGCTCATCGCTCAAAACAATAAAGGGCCATCAAACGCCTCAGGTACTTGCACAGTGTGCAAGCTGAAACTAGGGCTTGCTCATACTGTACAGCCATGCTGGGGGTGTGGAAAGACGATCTGTGCTCTCCTGACCAAACACAAGTGCATTCGTAAGAGTTCATAA